One Capsicum annuum cultivar UCD-10X-F1 chromosome 2, UCD10Xv1.1, whole genome shotgun sequence genomic window carries:
- the LOC107858647 gene encoding uncharacterized protein LOC107858647 codes for MAKAMGVSISSRRVFALVLLWLLVASTSIVRADQLSLVVSQSTTLQISPGIVVENSPGSNPGTKVICERVQIHGLSRLKSLRKFAHSVKVNVSYLNPTGRPPNAEVCFHRNQSLAIGMCPSGQWMKLTKGSWVRSMSPFDHRFLDIRMASSSKETFQVSLHEDFFLYRVMFLVLGILLLTLASFLSKSLVFYYGGAMAIGVLLVILIVLFQGMKLLPTGRKSSLAIFLYSSIVGVGSFILSYVPQLLRSILSEIGISEDMYNPLAIFLLLFLAIAGAWLGFWVVHKLVLAEDGSIDIGVALFVGWSIRIIASALILQCSADHLLCGEAWICGVLMSAILRRLCRPKYVLRFFKKLSQIDTSYLWECQDSYTSPIKGPYDSRIFKTNLNGTMSRGSPLKPRSFLSEKDTFFSTFHNTPERKKLSKDEYDKLTKDTTKKAMEELVSSPDFSKWAVAHADRITLAPKKETSARQRRWYQWGQ; via the exons ATGGCAAAAGCAATGGGTGTATCAATTTCTTCGCGTAGAGTATTTGCTCTTGTTCTATTATGGCTCCTCGTGGCATCAACCTCCATAGTCCGCGCCGATCAACTTTCTTTAG TTGTATCTCAGTCTACCACGCTGCAGATCTCTCCAGGAATAGTAGTGGAAAATTCTCCTGGCTCTAATCCAGGAACTAAAGTCATTTGTGAGAGAGTTCAGATCCATGGATTGTCGAGGCTAAAAAGTCTGAGAAAGTTTGCCCATTCAGTGAAGGTAAATGTATCATATCTGAATCCAACTGGGCGTCCACCTAATGCTGAGGTCTGTTTCCATAG GAATCAATCCCTTGCAATTGGGATGTGCCCGTCAGGCCAATGGATGAAACTAACCAAGGGTTCATGGGTGAGATCAATGTCACCTTTTGATCACAGGTTTTTGGATATTAGGATGGCAAGCTCATCTAAGGAAACTTTTCAGGTCTCGCTGCATGAAG ATTTTTTTTTGTATCGTGTTATGTTTCTGGTACTGGGGATATTGTTACTTACTCTGGCATCCTTCCTTAGCAAGTCTCTAGTATTTTACTATGGTGGTGCGATGGCAATAGGGGTTTTGCTTGTGATCCTGATAGTCCTTTTCCAG GGAATGAAGCTTCTTCCGACTGGTAGGAAGAGTTCACTAGCAATATTCTTGTATTCATCCATT GTTGGTGTAGGCTCTTTCATTCTAAGCTATGTGCCACAACTGTTGCGTTCAATACTCAGCGAGATTGGTATTAGTGAAGACATGTACAACCCT CTGGCAATATTTCTGCTGCTTTTCCTCGCGATTGCTGGAGCTTGGTTGGGGTTTTGGGTTGTTCACAAACTTGTACTTGCAGAAGATGGATCCATTGACATCGGAGTGGCTCTCTTTGTTGGTTGGTCCATTCGTATTATCGCTTCTGCGTTGATTCTTCAG TGTTCTGCGGATCATTTACTGTGTGGCGAGGCATGGATATGTGGAGTTCTCATGTCAGCAATCTTGAGGAGATTATGTCGTCCCAAATATGTTCTGCGCTTTTTCAA GAAATTATCACAAATAGACACGAGTTATCTCTGGGAATGTCAGGATTCGTACACCTCACCGATAAAGGGGCCATATGATTCCAGGATTTTCAAGACAAATCTAAATGGCACAATGAGCCGAG GTTCTCCTCTCAAGCCACGAAGCTTCTTGTCAGAAAAAGATACATTCTTTTCTACTTTCCATAACACTCCTGAACGGAAGAAGCTTTCGAAGGATGAGTATGACAAGTTAACTAAAGACACCACAAAGAAGGCTATGGAAGAGCTTGTTTCTTCCCCAGATTTTAGCAAATGGGCCGTTGCTCATGCTGATAGGATTACTCTTGCTCCAAAGAAAGAGACAAGTgctaggcagagaaggtggtacCAATGGGGACAGTAA